The Balaenoptera ricei isolate mBalRic1 chromosome X, mBalRic1.hap2, whole genome shotgun sequence region GAGATAAAAATGGGAAGAGAGTGGCCTGATGGAGATAGCTGAATTTACTGTGTCTAAGGCTGCTTTAGAAAATCCTAGAACTGAGACATctgatggggtggggagagcacTGCTCGGGAGCCTGGGTCCCAGCTGTTGTGTGGGATTGTCCCTTCCTATTTCTAGGCCCCAGgatcctcatctgcaaagtgagggGCCTTGTTAGATGATCTTTAGGGACCACTCCAATGCTACAAAGTCTGTGATTGTGTGACAGATTAAACATTAGGCCTGAAAAAGTATATCAAATAACACAGAAAGGttgggaaaaaaaggacatgctcCAACGGGCCTCATGGGGTTGGCTGTCGGACTCCTTCACTGAAAGGGAAAATGATCTATGTAAGAAGACACAGAACTGATCTCAAGGAATCTAGAGTCTGGTGCTCCTCTCTGGCTAACTGAAACAGCCAATTGGGTATAAGTTTGAAATAAAGTTAGCTGAGGCAGAAGGCcagcctacattttttttttttttaaaggaaggcctGAAGTCTTTTTACCATTTCCTCCCAAACTCTCTCTCTACATCACTGGGATTCTTAGACAAtcttacttccttccttctgtggACCTTCATCTTAATTCAAGATCTTTTTTAGGAAGCTTTCTGTGCCGCAATAGCCAGTACAACGGTGTTCCGTTGAACTTGTGGAACACCTCTGGCATTCAAGGCCTGGTGCCCAGACTCAAGGCTACATCATGCCTGTGTGGACCCTAGGTGTTAGTAAGATCTGTGCTTTGGAGGGGGAAGCTTCTCCAAGGGATCTGAGGGATCTGAATGATCCCTTGCCTGATCTATTCCTTTTCTGACCTTATTTTACCTACCACCTAGGGCTGCAATGAAGTGAGTCTGATTTTCCAAAACAGCTTGTGAAATCAGCCCCCTTACTTTCTAGTCACACCTTTAGGTCTTCTGGAGTAGAGTGAGCAGAACACGTGTTCTAAgcactttctaattattttccaaTTAACCAAAGTTGCCTTCCAAGTAAAGGTCTGGAAGGAGGTTAGCGTGtacatgtgtgtggtgtgtatgtacacacacactgagcgtgggcccctgagctccaaagCCCAATCTCAAGCGATGTCTGCACTATTCACTTATTTGACATTTTAGCTCCACCTTTTCTCTCCCCTACCTGTGGAGATAAGCGGGAGTTGACTATAGTTTGAATCCCAGTCAAAAGTGTTAGAAATGGATCCAGAAGCAGGGCTGTAACCCCTACTGTTGTGCGCTGCCTTCGTCTAGACAGCTTGAACAGAAgtctgcttttcttcctttgtgtgctttttattttttcctatgaaacagaactgggagtaTCAAGGCCGCTGGTTGCACTACACAGAGTTTTTAAAGAGGGAAGATGTGATTCACAGCTTCCACTACATCTACTGTGTACACTGGAGCATCCCAACTGCTCGGAGACCCATAGCACGAACCACTGCCAGTGTCTACTTCACCATCAAGATCAACACAAACAAACCTCCGGTAAGCGCTTTCCTTTTCTGCCCTGTTCCCTTCAGTGAGGCTTCGATGAGAATAGAGACTTCTCTTGTCAAGGCCATTGATGGGCCCCTTCTTTGTGAAACAGAACAGTCGTATTTCTGTCCTCGTCTTGCTTGGCCCATCTGCAGCACTTGCCATAGCTGATCACTCCCTCCTCCGTGAAATGTTCCATTTGGCTTCTAGAACAACattctctcctggttttcctcctgccTCACTGACCATTCCTGCTCTACTGGTCTACTGGCCTCTCTTCCTCTCACCAACCTCTTCATGTTGGAATGTCCCAAAACTCAGGCCTTGAATCTTTTCTCTAGCCTCACCTCCTTGATGATCTTATCCAGTCTCCTGGCTTTAAATGCCACCTCTAGCTTATGATTCCCAAATTTCTATCTCCAGCCCAGATTTCTGCCACTTGGATGTTTAATAAACATCTCACTTATTGTATCCAAAACTGAActtcttctttgcctttccaAGTCCAACCTACCTGTGCCTTTCTCATCTCAGCTGATGGCCAAAATCCTTGGCGTCATCCTTGACTCTTCTTTTTCACTCACATCCATTAGGAAATCCTGTTGGTCCTACCTTCAAAAATAGGCCCTgatgggactcccctggtggcgcagtggttaagaatccgcctgccaatgcaggggacacgggttcgagccctggtctgggaagatcccacatgctgcggagcaactaagcccgtgcaccacaactactgagcctgtgctctagagcccgcgtgccacaactactgaagcccgcgcacctagagcccgtgctccgcaacaagagaagctaccgccatgagaagcccgtgcaccgcaactaagagtagaccccgcttgccgcaactagagaaagcccacgctcagcaatgaagacccaacgcagccaaaaaaaaattaaaaaaaaaaaataggccctGAATCCAAGCATTTCTTCCCACTCCACCTCTACCACCCTGGGCCAagacaccatcatctctcaccaagTTTATTTCAATAGGCTTCTAACTAGTCTCTCCGCTTCCACCCTTACCCGCATCCTGTCTCTTTTCAGCCAGCCGGAGTGAGCCTTGGAAAAATGAAGTTATGTCACGCGTCTGTTTTGAATGTTCCAACATGTTTTTCAAACTCAAAGTGCATGTGAATTACTCAGGGGTCTTGTTAAAaggaagattctgattcagcaggtctggggctcAAACTTCTGCATTACAAAGAAGCTCCCAGGGGATGCTGATGCTGCAGGCCCACAGGCCATACTTTGAGTAATGAGGGCCTACAGGCCTTGTGTGATCTGGTTCCTTGTTATTTCGACTTTCCCGTTACTCCTTccccctcactctgctccagccactctgATCTTGCTACTCTTTAAATAAGCCAGGTATTGTCCCTCCTCAGGGCTTCTGCGCTTGCTGTTCCCTTTGACTGGAACCCTCTCCCCTAGGTACGTGCACAGCCTGCTCGCTCACCTCCTCCACTGCACTTTCTACCCACCCCCATGATTTTGCTTTTCCTCCATAGCACTTTATCACCTTCTGATCTTCTATGTAACTTCTTATCTTGTTATACTCTGCTCccccaccagaatgtaagcttcaGAAAGGCAGGGATTTCTGTCTTGCTGTAAAACAAAGCCTGGTaaatagcaggcactcaataaatacttgaaggAATGACTGCTTGTAGCCACTAGGTCGACCGTGAATATGAAATATGTTGATAGCTGGTGTGAAAGGAGTCCAAATAACATGTATGACTCCAAGGCTAGGGTCCTTAGAACAGGGTTGGTACCAAGCATAATGCCTGGAATACAGCagatataaaaatgttatttccccTCTGCCTTCATCCTTTCAAAGTTATTTGAGGCTCTGCCTGACTCTAAGGCTTTATATATGACGACACAGTGAGCCAACTATGTCCTATATTCATCCTATCCTAGTACAAACTTACCTAGTTGGAGGGTTTGGAACCTGGAGTGATCTAAAGAGGTAAAATCTGTGAGTTCTCACTTCTCCTGGTCATATATCCCGCCATCAGCTGTCTTGCTAACTGGTGAGCTCTAAGATCGGAAAGTGAGGCTGCTGGAGGTGAATGAGACCATGACAAGAGACCACACAGAGACAGGGCTTGGGAGCCTGGCTCTCGCTCAGAATTCCGAGTATAATTTTGGAGGGGACACTGGATGGGGACCACTGAGACAGCATTACAACCTAGATTTTtatgctgcttttaaaatgtttttgaaccATATTCATCTATATGGTTTCATTCTTAGGCCATCCCTACAAGGTAAGTTGGTACTGTTGGTTGAGTAAACTGGAGCACGTAAAGAAGGCACATGACTTCCTCATGCTCCTAGTAATGAGAGCACAGCCTCTCTTGACTTGTTTTCAATTTTGTGGATACCCTTAAGGTATTTGTTGCCAAAAAGATCTTTTGGGGAACACAGGTTTGAAGTGAAAAAGAACTACTACCTACAGACCTCCAACTCACAGGGAAAATGAATTCTAGAAATTGAAGAGTCTACTTATGGACACTTGTAGCAATGGAAAGAATCATGAGTTGGTGTGACTGGTCTTGGCTGACAGCTGTCTTTTTCTCTTAGGATACACCCATTGATGTCTCTTACGTCTTTGAGAGCCATTCATGTGTTCACAGGTAATGAACATTTAGagacttactttattttttatttttttaaaaaattggtcatAGCTTTATTCAAACGAGTAAAGTTTTAGCTGGTAGTAAGGCAAAGCACTgttcattaacatttatttatttcccagttagatatatatatattttaaaattttttaatcagtcatcaattttatacacatcactttacacatgtcaatcccaatcgcccaattcagcacaccaccatccccaccccactgcagttttccccccttggtgtccatacgtttgttctctacatctgtgtctccacttctgccctgcaacctggttcatctgtaccatttttctaggttccacatacatgcgttaatatacgatatttttctctttctggcttacttcactctgtatgacagtctctagatccatccacgtctcaacaaatgactcaatttcgttcctttttatggctgagtaatattccattgtatatatgtaccacaacttctttatccattcgtctgttgatgggcatttaggttgcttccatgacctggctattgtaaatagtgttgcaatgaacattcgggtgcatgtgtctttttgaattagtttttagAGACTTACTTTAAAAGGGTGGTGGGAAAACTCATCACACTCCAGGAGCCCAGCAGGCCCACAGCCACAGGTAATTTACATAATGGTCACTTTTCTTCTTTGGACCACCTACTCCATTAAGATGGGCTGAAAGTAGGAGTCTGCCTTTGTTCtagaaaattgtttttatttttagtgtctcCTTTTTCAGTGATTATAAATGTGAGGATTAGTTGCTGGAGTAGGGTGGGGCCAAGGTAGGTCATGTCTACTGTTTCTATGTGAAACTTCACAGTCACATGGAACTAACATATAACAATTCCTTTTATTTGTACAGCGTCTCTCTTAGAGAATCGTTACATATAAACTCATTAAGCCTTTTATTGAAGGGGCCTAAGGAACAGAGATGACCTTTGTCCCCCACCCACAAAAGGCATTTTGCTCACTAGGAATGTAACAGAGTATACAGGTAATCAATCCCTGGCTcaatgttttgtttcattttaaaaacttctgttgtgtttgtttttcttcctctgcagACCAGGAATGACTCACTTTCAAGAAAAACACCTGAGGGACATTATTGAggccaaatatattttaatgaattcaAATATCTTCCAATTCAACAGTGTCAGAATCTTCCAGAATATTTTAGGAATAGATTTCTCATCGGAGTGTGTTAAAAATACGATACTGCACATCAAACCAcggaatatttattgaataataaacTTGTGGCACACAATCCAGCTGCATTGGTTTtctttgcattcattcattttccagTTGGCAACTTCCATCACATTAGCAGAGTAACCAGTAAgttgtcttctatttttttttaaattttatttatttatttattcatttatttttggctgtgttgggtcttcgtttctgtgcgagggctttctctagttgcggcaagtgggggccactcttcatcgcggtgcgcgggcctctcactatagcggcctctcttgttgcggagcacaggctccagacgcaaaggctcagtagttgtggctcacgggcctagtcgctccgcggcatgtgggatcctcccagaccagggcttgaacccgtgtctcctgcattggcaggcagattctcaaccactgcgccaccagggaagccctgtcttctaTTTTCTAAAAGGTTTTTCCCATCACTATCTGCATCACTCAAGAGTCTTACAGGTACAAAAGCTGAGTTTAGGGAGTTGCTAAAATTCACCTGTCAGACCAAACTGAGATTGGTCCTTGGCTGCTTGTTCCCCCATTTGAGCCTAAGTCTCTAGCCTGGACACACCTCTTTCATGGGCACAACTAGGGAACAGAAAAAAGGCAACAGTTCTACAGCTCATAATATAACCAGTCTGAAGGGTTTCCCTACTCACAGACCCCTTTATTTACTGCAAGTTAAGCCTCACTGTTAAACAATACATTCTGAAACTATGAAACTGGGCGTGCTGCCTAACACAACACAGCATTACAACTGTGATGGCACCAGGGTGGTTTGAGGATTGGGTGCAATGAAACAGGGAAGGTTCAATCACCACCCTTACTATTTCTTGTCTTCTTCCCATCCTCACGCCAGATCGTTCCTACCATCCCTGTGAGGTTGTCTTGCCTGGCTGCAAGGTTTTAAAACACCAAATACAAAATTATGAGTGATTACTTACAGGTACATCagaatatgtatttatgtacacAAGCACTGGAAGGGAACATAGAATACTAAAGACAATTGATGGGGTAAGACTGGgggtaatttttctttcttcttctattttaACTGTTGCATTTGTGCAATCAattaaaaaggagggaaaatcTCATCAGAGCAACAGGTGAGGAGGGGGGAAACTAGGTAAGTCTCCTTagagaacaaaaaatatatttcaaatacaaTAGCCCTCCCATTTGACTTATGGCTCAGGTGACTAAAACACAGTTTGAAGCAGTAACTCTAATAggctgaaaataaaatacttttagcCCTTTtattcttccctcctctttcccaaAGAACATGCTACTGAAGCTATTCTTTGGCAGATCTTTCCTGAAAAAACCTTGATGAAAGATATGATAAAGTtctgaaataaattaatatattttctttcatttattcaacaagcatttgttgAGTATCTACTCTGTGGAGGAGACAGAAGAATCCGATGAAAATCCACAATATTCATATATCACAAAATTGTTGCATTTAAACTACCTTGCCTACTGAATGAAAATCAGAGAACAAACCCATTCAGTCTCTAGGAACCAGTAACAAAAAGTAATGTTCTTAgagaacaaaatttttattttttcttctttttttttttttaattttttttggccacctgcgcagcttgtgggatcttagttccccgaccagggattgaacccgggccctcggcagtgaaaaacgccgagtcctaaccactggaccaccagggaattcctgagaacaaaatttttaaatggggaaTATAAATTTAGGTTTTATTACACAGGGAAGTGGATGGATTATGACTCACAAATTTGGGACCTagtttccttttaacttttggaaataatacatttattagGCTAGGCAACAATGATGATAAATCGAAATCACTTCAAATTCAGGGATCATAAATGTTGCTACATGCCAACTGGCtgtttggttcattaattgtgggTTAAATTTAGACATTTTCCTAGAACATATGTTAAGTAGTAA contains the following coding sequences:
- the AKAP14 gene encoding A-kinase anchor protein 14, which translates into the protein MMDTEDTQNVTELALALAKNAIAAAIKSMEEAENPIKNIDWITQGEFTEERGRKQIEEFISNWEYQGRWLHYTEFLKREDVIHSFHYIYCVHWSIPTARRPIARTTASVYFTIKINTNKPPPAGDTPIDVSYVFESHSCVHR